The genomic stretch GAGGAGCAATGCAAGCATCTGCCTGAATTAGTAAGGACCTCTTATATTGATTTAAAATCGGACGAGCCACAAAAGAAAAAAATTGGAAGAAATGATCCCTGTCCATGTGGCAGCAGCAAAAAATATAAAAAGTGCTGCTTGGTTTGATTTATCAACACCAAGCCCTACCATTAAAGATGTAGCTGGCTGTAAAAAAGTAACCCGGTTACTTTGGGGATTAATTAATTTTTCTCCTACTCCACCGTAACAGCCTTAGCCAAATTCCTAGGCTGATCCACATCCAAACCCTTTTGATCCGCTACATGATAAGCAAAAAGTTGCAGAGGAATGTTTTCTAGGATGGGTCTGATGAAGTTGTGGCATTGCGGGATAAGTAAGCAATCATAGTTTTGATCTAGCTTTAAATCTTGTACTTGTTGTTCAGTACAGACAATCAAAACTTTGGCGTCTCTGGATTTAACCTCTTCTATGTTGGATAAGGTTTTTTCTTGATGAATGCCCTCACCCAAAATGGCCATGACTGGCATGTTTTGGTCTATCAGTGCAATAGGACCATGCTTCATTTCTCCGGCGGCATAGGCTTCTGCGTGAATGTAAGAAATTTCTTTAAGCTTTAAGGCGCCTTCAAGGGCTATGGCATAAGCATCTCCACGGCCTAAAAACAAAAAACTAGAATACTGCATGTACTTTTGCGCTAAAGGAGCAAGCTTAAGGTTTAAATCTATGCACTGTTGTACGGCTTCTGGCAGATGTAAAATAGCATGCACCAGCTCACTGACCTTATCTTTACTCTTAGCCTGTAACATATGCACACACAACATGGCCAAAACCGACAGTTGCGTAGAAAAAGCTTTGGTAGACGCCACGCCAATTTCAGGGCCGGCTTGCGTGTACAAGACATAATCAGCGGCTCTGGCAATGGAGCTGTCCATGTTATTGCAAATGGCCAAGCAGGTGGCAGCTTTATCTTTGGCTTCATGCAGGGCAGCCAAGGTATCTGCGGTTTCTCCAGATTGGGAGATCCCCACCCACAGGGTTTTATCATCTATGATGGGGTCATTGTATCTAAACTCAGAAGCCAATTCTACATCACAAGGAATTCTTAAATAACGCTCAAACCATTGTTTGGCCAACAGGCCTGAATGATAAGAGGTTCCGCAGGCACAAAACACAATTTTGTTAAACTTATCTGTATCCATGCCGTCCAGCTCAGACAGGCTGACTTTGGCGGCTTGCTTACTGATGCGGGAGCGCATACTGTCTGCAATGGCTCTGGGTTGCTCTAAAATTTCTTTGTACATGAAATGCTTGTGACCATCTTTTTCTGCGGCTATCCGTGACCAGGTGATTTTTTTTACTTGGTAGTCCAATTCAGTATTATTAAAATCTTTAAGGGTCAGTTGATCTTTTTCTAAAATGGCCATTTGGTGATCTTCTAAAATCACCACATCTTGCGTGTATTCTAATAAAGCAGGGATATCTGAGGCCAAAAACATTTCATTGTTGCCAATACCCACAATCAAGGGACTGGCATTTTTAGCCACCAAAATTTTTTCTGGCTCTGTTGTAGACATGGCGGCAAAAGCAAAAGAACCTTTGAGTTGTGCAATACTGCTTAACACGGCCTGCTCAAAATCCAGACCATTGCGCTGCATGTTGTACTCTATTAACAGTGGAATGATTTCTGTGTCTGTCTCTGAACTAAACTGTGCGCCATTGTTGATTAAGTTGTGTTTGATCTCTAAATAATTTTCTATGATGCCGTTATGCACCACCACCACATGCTCTGCCCGGTGCGGATGGGCGTTTTCATCACTGGGTTTGCCATGCGTGGCCCAACGGGTATGGCCTATGCCCACGTGACCGGGAGCAGATTCATCTTCTAATTTTTTTTCTAATTCTACCAACTTACCCTTGGCCCGAATCACAGAAATGTCTTGATCTAAAACCGCAATCCCGGTTGAATCATAACCACGGTATTCTAGTTTTTTTAAATTGTTGATGACAATGTCTTTGGCGTTTTGCTCACCAATGTAACCGGCAATTCCACACATGGGCTACTCTTCTCCTAAAACCGTGTTTGCCCCTACCCTCACGTTTTCACCAAGCTCAGCCTGGTAAATGCTACAATTATTGGCCACCTTCACCCCATTGCCCAATTGACTGTTAATAATGCAGGTGCCAGAAGCAATTTGGGTATTTTCACCCAACTGGCTTTGGCCTCTGACAATGACTTCTCCTTGTAAAGTAGAGTCTTGACCAATTTTAACATCTGACTCAAGCGTAATACTGGCTGGATCTTCTAAATGAACGCCGTTATCCAGAAAATAAGAGGCTTTTTCATCAAAGAAAAATCGGGTTACATCCGCTAAGGCGCTTCTGTCATTGATTCCCATGATTTCCAGAGATTCTTTTAAAACCATGCGCCCTACCCGTAAATTTTGGCTGCGGGCCATTTCTACCAAATCGGTCAAATACAGCTCATTTTGCTTGTTGGCTGGCTTAAGTTGCGTGATATTCTCCCACAAAAACTTGGAATCATAAATGCCTATGCCGGTATTGATTTCATAAATTTCGCGCTCATAAGCTGTGGCATCTCGGTGTTCCACTATTTTTGAGACGCTGCCATCAGCATTAACAATCACCCTTCCATAGCCAGTGGGATCATCTAATTCTGCGGTAAGTATGGTTAAAGCATGATTTCCGGACTCATGCATCATCCATAAACGACGCAAGGTCTCTACTCTTATACCAGGTATATCCCCGTACAAAATCACAATGGGGCCTGAAAAATCAGTAAAGATCTCTTTGGCTCTGGCCACAGCATCTCCTGTGCCTTTGGGGTTATTTTGCATCACCCAATCAATGTTTTTTTCAGCCTTAAAGTAATCTTGGACTTGATCGGCCTGATGGCCAATAACCACTGCTGTTTTTGATGCTTGCAATTGTTGCGCAGTGCGAATAACATAGTGAAGCATGGGTTTTCCTGCTATTTTATGCAATACTTTTGCAATATTGGAGTCCATGCGTGTTCCTTTGCCGGCGGCAAGGATAATGGCACCTAAGGGGTGTTCTGGGTGTTGATGTTGTGATGATGTCATGATGAAAATGAGTTATAAACTGAAGTTAGGCTGTAGACAAGGAATAAAAAAAGTGCGCCTAACAAGAAAAAAACGAGGAAAAACAAAGCCTTAATGTCTTATCGTTATCCCATAAAATTTGGCAAATACCTGCTGACCCGTAGAATTGCGGTGGGCGGTATGGCTGAAGTATTTAAAGCCAAGCTGTATGGCCCCAGAGGCTTTGAAAAAACCTTGGCCATTAAACGCATTTTGCCTGAATTCAGTGAAGATGAAGAGTTTGTAGCCATGTTTGTGGATGAGGCAAGGATTTCATCCAAATTGCATCATGGCAATATTGTTCAAGTCTTTGATTTTGGTCAGGTGGATGATGCCTATTATCTTGCCATGGAGTTTGTTGATGGCAGCAATCTTAAAAACTTATTTAGAAAAACCTTAAAATCTCAGAACCTTTTTCCTAGACACCTAGCCATTTATATTGCTTTGCAAGTGGCCAAGGCCCTGGAGTATGCCCATCAAATCAAACAGGATGATGATAACACTTTAGAGTTGGTGCATAGAGATATCAGTCCGCAAAATATTCTTATTGCCCATGATGGCCAAGTTAAACTGACGGATTTTGGTATTGCCAAAGCCAGCATCAAGTTATCAAAAACCCAACCCGGTAAAGTTCAAGGCAAGCTGAGTTATATGTCACCTGAGCAGGCCATGGGTAAAAACTTGGATAGACGCTCTGACATCTTTTCTTTGGGTATTATTTTATATGAATTGATCTCTGGTGAAAAAGTCTACAATTCAGAAAACACCAGTGAACGCTACAAGCGCATCCGCAAAGCGCAAATTGAGCCGCTTAAATCCTTGGCCCCAGATATTTCTGACTATTTAAATCAGAGTGTCATGCAACTCTTAGAAAAAGACCCTTGGGCACGACCTAACAATTGTACTGAAGTCATTCAAAAACTATCTGAATCCATCAAAAAATACAGCATGGATGAGTTGGCCCTGGAGCTATCCAACTTAATGCATAGCCAATTCCCCAAAGAAAGCAGCACAGAAGCCAGCCAACTCAATAAAACTCCGTCATTGTTGGATGTCCCAGGACACTTGATTGAAGAAATTTCCGCCCAAACAGAAGTGCGGCCTGATGATTTAAGCTCCATTGATCATGAAGTGGAACAACAACGCCATAAAAAAGAGCCCTTGTTGATTCATAGAATAAAAGAATGGTTTCAACTTGCGTCGGTTTATTTATTTGAGGGCCAAAGAAAACAATACACCTTTGGGATCCTTATTGTTTTACTGTTTATCAGTGTAGCCAGTTCATTTTTCTTAGCCGTCAACAACTCAGTACAACCCAAACCCATAGTAGTTAAAAACCAAGAAAAACTAGCTCCTAGCCCAGACAGCCCTTCTGCACAACCCTATCCACCAACAAATACTGATCCTTTATCCCTAAACTCTTTAAATACTGAGGAGCATAGCCTTGAGCAATTCAGTTCAAACGCAGAAAAGGAACCTTTATTGGACGAAAATCCTACAATTTCTACAGGGACGGGTTCAACTGTTGTCACCAATGACCTCAATGACATGAAGCAACTTAAGCAAAGACAAGAAAAAATTCATCAAGACCTAGAAGCAGAACAAACCATTCAAGAGCTACAAAAAGATGTGGCCTCTCTTAAACAAGAAAATCAAGAAAAAGCCCAAGCCCTAGAAGAAGCTTTGGATGAATTGGAAACCCTAAAAAAAGGCGCCCAACAAGAAATTGTAAAACAATGTCCAGCTGGGATGAAAAAAGTGCAAGGAGGTTCTTTTCAATATGGCTCAGATGAAAATGATCCTGATCGCAATGACTTAACTGAACCTTTGGCCCAAGAAAGCAAAGTTAAAAGTTTTTGCATGGATCAATTTGAATACAGCACTAAAAAAGCTTCCACTCCAGATATCAATATTTCATGGCATCACGCGCAAAAGTCCTGCCAACAACAAGGCAAAAGACTGTGTACCGTGCAAGAATGGGAATATGCCTGCAAATCCTTAGAAGACAGCAAATATGGTTTTTCTACATCATTTGAAGAAAGCCAATGCGCCATTCAAAATGACACTTTTGAAACGCTTGAACTCTTGAGCAATTCCTCCAAAAGCGCTTGCAAAAACAGTTTGGATATCTACAATCTCAGTGGAAATGTCCTTGAATGGACTCAAAGCGCTGGCAAACACAGTCCCAACACTTATGTAGCCAAAGGCGGCTCAATGCAAAGACCTTTGTATCAAGCTCGCTGTTCTGCACACATTGAATTGGATGCAGACTTACAAGAGCCTGATCTGGGATTTAGATGCTGTAAAAACTTCTAAAAGCCTTTTTTCTATATTGTTTGTCTTGCCAGCTTATTCATAACCAGCCATAATAGAGAACATATGCACTATAGAGTTTCTTTTTTTATATTCTTGTTTAGTTTGCTGACCATCGTGCAGGCAGGCAGCATTGTTGTAATTCAAGGTGATCATACTGCCTTTGGCCAAAAATATTTTGCTGGTTTTTCTTCTTTGGTCAAACACAAAGTCTCTGCTTACAAATACAGTCCTGATAGCGAACTGTCCCTGATGGGAAAAATTCATAGCATACGACCAGACGTCATCATGACCATTGGCGCCGTGCCTTTACAAAAATTAATAGAAAAATTTTCTACTACCCCTATCATTGCAGCTGATTATTATGACAACAAATTAAAATCCAAAGCCAATTTAATCATGCTCGATCAATCACAACCCATTGGCCATGCCTTTGATATTGTGGAGATGATTTTTAAACGGTCCATCACATGGGGTGTGATTTATGACCCAAAATATTCTCAAGCTGATTATGATGCCATTACCTTACTGGCCAAACAAAAAGGCATAAAAGTATTGGCGGTTAAAGCGGATAAAATCATTGATATTAAATCTGCCTTAC from Oligoflexia bacterium encodes the following:
- the glmS gene encoding glutamine--fructose-6-phosphate transaminase (isomerizing); this translates as MCGIAGYIGEQNAKDIVINNLKKLEYRGYDSTGIAVLDQDISVIRAKGKLVELEKKLEDESAPGHVGIGHTRWATHGKPSDENAHPHRAEHVVVVHNGIIENYLEIKHNLINNGAQFSSETDTEIIPLLIEYNMQRNGLDFEQAVLSSIAQLKGSFAFAAMSTTEPEKILVAKNASPLIVGIGNNEMFLASDIPALLEYTQDVVILEDHQMAILEKDQLTLKDFNNTELDYQVKKITWSRIAAEKDGHKHFMYKEILEQPRAIADSMRSRISKQAAKVSLSELDGMDTDKFNKIVFCACGTSYHSGLLAKQWFERYLRIPCDVELASEFRYNDPIIDDKTLWVGISQSGETADTLAALHEAKDKAATCLAICNNMDSSIARAADYVLYTQAGPEIGVASTKAFSTQLSVLAMLCVHMLQAKSKDKVSELVHAILHLPEAVQQCIDLNLKLAPLAQKYMQYSSFLFLGRGDAYAIALEGALKLKEISYIHAEAYAAGEMKHGPIALIDQNMPVMAILGEGIHQEKTLSNIEEVKSRDAKVLIVCTEQQVQDLKLDQNYDCLLIPQCHNFIRPILENIPLQLFAYHVADQKGLDVDQPRNLAKAVTVE
- a CDS encoding protein kinase; the protein is MSYRYPIKFGKYLLTRRIAVGGMAEVFKAKLYGPRGFEKTLAIKRILPEFSEDEEFVAMFVDEARISSKLHHGNIVQVFDFGQVDDAYYLAMEFVDGSNLKNLFRKTLKSQNLFPRHLAIYIALQVAKALEYAHQIKQDDDNTLELVHRDISPQNILIAHDGQVKLTDFGIAKASIKLSKTQPGKVQGKLSYMSPEQAMGKNLDRRSDIFSLGIILYELISGEKVYNSENTSERYKRIRKAQIEPLKSLAPDISDYLNQSVMQLLEKDPWARPNNCTEVIQKLSESIKKYSMDELALELSNLMHSQFPKESSTEASQLNKTPSLLDVPGHLIEEISAQTEVRPDDLSSIDHEVEQQRHKKEPLLIHRIKEWFQLASVYLFEGQRKQYTFGILIVLLFISVASSFFLAVNNSVQPKPIVVKNQEKLAPSPDSPSAQPYPPTNTDPLSLNSLNTEEHSLEQFSSNAEKEPLLDENPTISTGTGSTVVTNDLNDMKQLKQRQEKIHQDLEAEQTIQELQKDVASLKQENQEKAQALEEALDELETLKKGAQQEIVKQCPAGMKKVQGGSFQYGSDENDPDRNDLTEPLAQESKVKSFCMDQFEYSTKKASTPDINISWHHAQKSCQQQGKRLCTVQEWEYACKSLEDSKYGFSTSFEESQCAIQNDTFETLELLSNSSKSACKNSLDIYNLSGNVLEWTQSAGKHSPNTYVAKGGSMQRPLYQARCSAHIELDADLQEPDLGFRCCKNF
- a CDS encoding NTP transferase domain-containing protein, producing MTSSQHQHPEHPLGAIILAAGKGTRMDSNIAKVLHKIAGKPMLHYVIRTAQQLQASKTAVVIGHQADQVQDYFKAEKNIDWVMQNNPKGTGDAVARAKEIFTDFSGPIVILYGDIPGIRVETLRRLWMMHESGNHALTILTAELDDPTGYGRVIVNADGSVSKIVEHRDATAYEREIYEINTGIGIYDSKFLWENITQLKPANKQNELYLTDLVEMARSQNLRVGRMVLKESLEIMGINDRSALADVTRFFFDEKASYFLDNGVHLEDPASITLESDVKIGQDSTLQGEVIVRGQSQLGENTQIASGTCIINSQLGNGVKVANNCSIYQAELGENVRVGANTVLGEE